Proteins encoded within one genomic window of Rossellomorea vietnamensis:
- the qoxB gene encoding cytochrome aa3 quinol oxidase subunit I: MFDFIKDNLILNDPLILGANISIVFTVIGIVAVLTYFKKWKWLWNDWITSVDHKKIGIMYILAALVMLFRGGVDALLMRAQLTVPNNSFLTSEHYNEIFTTHGTIMILFMAMPFLLGLMNVVVPLQIGARDVAFPYLNNLSFWSFMFGAILFNISFVFGGSPNAGWTNYAPLAIEGSPGPGINYYLLGLQISGIGTLLTGINFVVTIIKMRAPGMTLLRMPMFTWTTLITAFIIVFAFPILTVTLALMTFDRLFGSHFFTLTSGGDPMLWSNLFWLWGHPEVYIVILPAFGIFSEIIATFARKTLFGYKSMIISLVAISGLSFVVWVHHFFTMGGSAAVNSVFSISTMAIAIPTGIKIFNWLGTLFKGKIEFTVPMLWSVAFIPTFLIGGVTGVMLGMAAADFQYHNNYFLVAHFHYTLIAGVVFACFAGLAYWYPKMFGHKMNERIGRWAFWFFSIGFNLCFLPQFVLGFAGMPRRVYTYGPEDGWTALNVISSVGAFGMGVGFMVLVYGIYYSYRFAERETTGDAWDGRTLEWATSSAIPPHYNFAHVPEVKSHDAFYDMKQEGRKMVPDNFEYQPIHMPSNAGTPFIMSGLFFVAGFGLVFELFWMAIAALVGIFGCMAFRSMMSHKQDEGYYVSVEEIEKTENPYKREA; this comes from the coding sequence ATGTTTGATTTTATTAAGGATAATCTGATCCTCAACGATCCGTTGATTCTGGGAGCCAACATTTCGATCGTTTTCACCGTTATCGGAATCGTTGCAGTCCTCACTTATTTTAAAAAGTGGAAATGGTTGTGGAACGACTGGATCACAAGCGTTGATCATAAAAAAATCGGGATTATGTATATCCTGGCTGCACTTGTCATGCTCTTCCGCGGAGGGGTCGATGCACTTTTGATGAGGGCACAATTGACAGTGCCGAATAACTCATTTTTAACATCCGAGCACTACAATGAAATCTTTACGACTCACGGTACGATCATGATCCTGTTCATGGCGATGCCGTTCTTACTTGGATTGATGAACGTGGTCGTTCCTTTGCAGATCGGTGCAAGGGACGTAGCCTTCCCTTATTTGAATAACCTGAGTTTCTGGTCATTCATGTTCGGGGCAATCCTTTTCAATATTTCATTCGTATTCGGTGGTTCACCGAATGCTGGTTGGACGAACTACGCACCGCTTGCAATTGAAGGTAGTCCTGGACCGGGTATCAACTATTACCTGCTGGGCTTACAGATATCGGGGATTGGTACGTTACTGACGGGGATTAACTTTGTCGTCACCATCATCAAGATGCGTGCGCCTGGCATGACGCTTCTTCGCATGCCGATGTTCACATGGACGACGTTGATCACGGCTTTCATCATCGTGTTTGCTTTCCCGATTTTGACTGTCACACTGGCTCTGATGACATTTGATCGTCTTTTCGGTTCCCACTTCTTCACGCTTACGAGTGGTGGAGACCCGATGCTATGGTCAAACCTTTTCTGGCTGTGGGGACATCCGGAAGTATATATCGTTATATTGCCGGCTTTCGGTATTTTCTCAGAAATCATTGCTACGTTTGCAAGAAAAACACTATTTGGTTATAAATCTATGATTATCTCACTTGTTGCGATTTCTGGACTAAGCTTCGTCGTATGGGTCCATCACTTCTTTACAATGGGTGGAAGCGCGGCAGTGAACAGTGTATTCTCGATTTCAACGATGGCGATTGCCATACCGACTGGAATCAAGATATTCAACTGGCTGGGTACGTTATTTAAAGGTAAGATCGAATTTACGGTCCCGATGTTATGGTCTGTCGCGTTCATTCCGACATTCCTAATTGGTGGGGTAACAGGGGTTATGCTTGGAATGGCTGCGGCCGATTTCCAATATCACAATAACTACTTCCTGGTTGCTCACTTCCATTACACGTTGATTGCCGGTGTTGTATTTGCCTGCTTCGCGGGTCTTGCATACTGGTATCCGAAGATGTTTGGTCATAAGATGAATGAACGAATCGGACGATGGGCTTTCTGGTTCTTCTCCATCGGATTCAATCTATGTTTCTTACCGCAGTTCGTATTAGGATTTGCAGGTATGCCAAGACGTGTATACACGTACGGTCCTGAAGATGGCTGGACGGCATTGAATGTGATCTCTTCTGTTGGTGCTTTCGGAATGGGAGTAGGATTCATGGTGCTCGTTTATGGTATCTATTACAGCTACCGTTTTGCTGAGAGAGAAACAACAGGTGACGCGTGGGATGGACGTACCCTTGAATGGGCAACAAGTTCAGCCATTCCGCCTCATTACAACTTTGCACATGTACCTGAAGTGAAGAGTCATGATGCATTTTATGATATGAAGCAAGAAGGAAGAAAGATGGTTCCTGACAACTTTGAATACCAACCAATTCACATGCCAAGCAATGCAGGCACACCTTTCATTATGTCCGGACTGTTCTTCGTTGCAGGATTTGGTTTAGTATTTGAACTGTTCTGGATGGCCATAGCAGCACTTGTGGGGATCTTCGGATGCATGGCATTCCGTTCAATGATGTCACACAAGCAGGATGAAGGTTATTATGTAAGTGTGGAAGAAATAGAAAAGACTGAAAATCCGTATAAGAGGGAGGCGTGA
- the qoxC gene encoding cytochrome aa3 quinol oxidase subunit III codes for MAHSTNIDPNTPLEYQSDIGKLNIFGFWVFLGAEIALFATIFATFFALKAGTMGGPLPSEVFDMKNTIIMTLLLLISSFTSGLSINELRKRNVKSMMVWLVITLLFGLGFLYMEITEFIHLVHEGAAMGTNAFWSSFYLLTGTHGLHVSVGILWILLVMFQVKQRGLNPDTAKKLFVSSLYWHFLDFVWIFVFTSVYLLGMVG; via the coding sequence ATGGCACATAGTACGAATATAGATCCAAACACGCCACTTGAATATCAATCCGATATCGGTAAACTGAACATCTTCGGATTCTGGGTTTTCCTTGGTGCGGAAATCGCATTGTTCGCCACGATCTTCGCAACGTTCTTCGCTCTGAAGGCAGGCACCATGGGTGGCCCGCTTCCAAGTGAAGTGTTTGATATGAAGAATACGATCATCATGACGCTGTTGCTGTTAATCAGTAGTTTCACGTCTGGTCTATCAATAAATGAATTAAGAAAACGTAATGTCAAATCCATGATGGTTTGGCTGGTCATCACATTATTATTTGGACTCGGATTCCTTTACATGGAAATCACCGAATTCATTCATCTGGTCCATGAAGGAGCTGCCATGGGCACGAACGCATTCTGGTCATCCTTCTATTTACTGACCGGGACTCATGGTCTCCACGTATCAGTGGGTATCCTGTGGATCCTTCTCGTCATGTTCCAGGTGAAGCAACGCGGATTGAATCCTGATACCGCTAAAAAACTATTTGTATCAAGCTTGTACTGGCACTTCCTGGACTTTGTCTGGATCTTCGTGTTCACAAGCGTGTACTTACTAGGGATGGTGGGATAA
- the qoxA gene encoding cytochrome aa3 quinol oxidase subunit II codes for MFNKFKPYLIVLISLISLFFIIIFSTDSELIILDPKGPVGAVQKDLIMLSIYYMIAIMVVVLGFFTIILFKYRSSKKNSDYKPDMHGSTFLEIIWTLIPVLIVIALSIPNTKALYELKNAPEATSHKDPIVIHATAVDWKWIFSYPEEGIETVNYVNVPEDHPILFKVTAADSMASFWVPQIGGQIYGMPGMVNDLYLQADEPGTYDGRNSNFTGEGMTHQTFDFVAMKQDKYEDWVEDAQDEPKLTEDTYEKLMLPETVDKMTFSSTHLAFVDHGKNSEYAMAIRQKYGLDTTVDGADKDAQSVHGNMDMDGHEGMDHDDKKKEDDHEDEGSHEH; via the coding sequence TTGTTTAATAAATTTAAACCGTATCTAATTGTTTTAATAAGTCTTATTTCGTTATTTTTCATCATTATTTTCAGTACGGATAGCGAATTAATCATCCTGGATCCCAAAGGACCGGTGGGAGCCGTTCAAAAAGATCTGATTATGCTGTCCATCTACTATATGATTGCCATTATGGTTGTTGTACTTGGATTCTTTACAATCATATTATTCAAGTATCGAAGCAGTAAGAAGAATAGTGACTATAAACCGGATATGCACGGAAGTACATTCCTTGAGATCATTTGGACGTTGATTCCTGTCCTGATCGTCATCGCATTATCCATCCCGAATACAAAGGCACTTTATGAATTGAAAAATGCACCGGAAGCGACCTCTCATAAAGACCCGATCGTGATCCATGCGACGGCTGTCGATTGGAAATGGATCTTCAGTTATCCTGAAGAAGGAATTGAAACGGTCAACTATGTCAATGTTCCTGAAGATCACCCGATTCTATTTAAAGTAACAGCGGCAGATTCCATGGCTTCTTTCTGGGTACCGCAAATCGGCGGTCAGATTTATGGAATGCCTGGAATGGTCAATGACTTATATCTGCAGGCTGATGAGCCTGGAACGTATGATGGAAGGAATTCAAACTTCACAGGTGAAGGAATGACTCACCAAACGTTTGATTTTGTTGCGATGAAGCAGGACAAATACGAAGATTGGGTAGAAGATGCACAAGACGAACCGAAATTGACGGAAGACACTTATGAAAAACTGATGCTTCCAGAAACGGTTGATAAGATGACTTTTTCATCTACTCACTTAGCATTTGTCGATCATGGTAAGAATTCCGAGTATGCCATGGCGATCCGCCAAAAGTACGGACTGGATACTACCGTGGATGGAGCAGATAAAGATGCTCAGTCCGTTCATGGCAATATGGATATGGATGGCCATGAAGGCATGGACCATGATGATAAGAAGAAGGAAGACGATCATGAAGACGAAGGTAGTCATGAGCACTAA
- the qoxD gene encoding cytochrome aa3 quinol oxidase subunit IV, which produces MSQHSNHSGLPWTQIIGFILSIALTFLAVWFGLYTNMAYELIVAIVFVLAFIQAAIQLFMFMHVTEGEGRWQVGKMMSAAFIAIVIVAGSVWVLSSMH; this is translated from the coding sequence ATGTCACAACATTCGAATCATAGTGGATTACCTTGGACTCAGATCATTGGATTTATCTTATCGATTGCGTTGACGTTCTTAGCCGTCTGGTTTGGACTGTATACGAATATGGCATATGAACTGATCGTAGCGATCGTATTCGTCCTGGCCTTCATACAGGCTGCCATCCAGCTCTTCATGTTCATGCACGTAACGGAAGGTGAAGGCAGATGGCAGGTAGGTAAGATGATGTCGGCGGCATTTATCGCGATTGTCATCGTGGCCGGATCTGTCTGGGTATTGAGCAGTATGCATTAA